The Thalassotalea psychrophila genome window below encodes:
- a CDS encoding GNAT family N-acetyltransferase has translation MNVESSARLSFRLMDENDGELLFELDQDPQVMQFINGGKPSTWDDINNRFIPRINAYRKPSDGWGLWQVNISETGEFIGWVLVRPVDFFNKKPLWNNLELGWRFKQTSWGKGYGFEAAQQVKIALAQRGKAEFFTASADEGNIGSINIMKKLGMVYLKTELHKGPLGGINEVYYQVNAN, from the coding sequence ATGAATGTTGAAAGCTCTGCGCGCTTAAGCTTTCGTCTTATGGATGAAAACGATGGTGAATTACTGTTTGAATTGGATCAAGATCCACAAGTAATGCAGTTTATAAATGGTGGTAAGCCTTCTACTTGGGATGATATTAACAACAGGTTTATCCCTCGTATAAATGCTTATCGTAAACCCAGCGACGGTTGGGGTTTATGGCAAGTAAACATTTCTGAAACCGGTGAATTTATTGGTTGGGTATTAGTAAGGCCGGTTGACTTTTTTAATAAAAAACCATTATGGAACAACCTAGAATTGGGCTGGCGCTTTAAGCAAACTTCTTGGGGCAAAGGTTATGGTTTTGAAGCTGCACAGCAGGTAAAAATTGCATTAGCACAACGAGGTAAGGCTGAATTTTTTACCGCTAGTGCTGATGAAGGTAACATTGGCTCTATTAACATCATGAAAAAGCTTGGCATGGTTTATCTGAAAACCGAACTACATAAAGGTCCTTTAGGTGGTATTAATGAAGTGTATTATCAGGTGAACGCTAATTAG
- a CDS encoding alpha/beta hydrolase, translating into MTYLNCVEVEPKTAATASVIWLHGLGADGHDFEPIVPVLNLPESLPIRFVFPHSPKIAVTINGGMVMPAWYDILDMSIDRKVDSEQLNASAKSVQNLIEREISRGIPANRIVIAGFSQGGAVGYQAALTFDKPLAGLMAMSTYFATKDDIEISSANKEIDIAVMHGTQDPVVSPVLGEQAVSALKGKGFNPSYQTYPMPHAVCQEQIADVSAWLQQKLN; encoded by the coding sequence ATGACTTATTTAAATTGTGTTGAAGTTGAACCAAAAACAGCTGCTACTGCAAGTGTTATTTGGTTACATGGTTTAGGTGCAGATGGCCATGATTTTGAGCCGATTGTGCCAGTATTAAATTTACCAGAATCATTACCGATTCGATTCGTATTTCCACATTCACCAAAAATAGCCGTTACTATAAACGGCGGCATGGTAATGCCTGCTTGGTACGATATTTTAGATATGAGTATTGATCGTAAAGTTGATAGTGAGCAATTGAACGCCTCAGCTAAATCTGTACAAAATCTCATTGAACGTGAAATTTCTCGTGGTATTCCGGCTAACCGAATCGTTATCGCTGGTTTCTCACAAGGTGGAGCGGTAGGTTATCAAGCCGCATTAACATTTGATAAGCCTCTTGCTGGTTTAATGGCAATGTCGACTTATTTTGCCACAAAAGATGATATTGAAATATCATCTGCCAACAAAGAAATCGATATTGCAGTAATGCATGGCACACAAGATCCTGTGGTTAGCCCGGTATTAGGCGAACAAGCTGTTAGTGCGCTTAAAGGTAAAGGCTTTAATCCAAGTTATCAAACGTATCCTATGCCTCATGCTGTCTGCCAAGAGCAAATAGCCGATGTGTCTGCTTGGTTACAGCAAAAATTAAACTAA
- a CDS encoding CinA family nicotinamide mononucleotide deamidase-related protein, with protein sequence MLNVQLLLTGNELMSGDIVDTNSVFIAREFKNLGIELTRKVTVGDNMQLLTEQMEQLSVDADILIINGGLGPTVDDMTAQALSETTKNALTLHPTALEQVKAWCVKRSYRLTGPNLKQALLPSGCEIVNNPIGSAPGFSITHNNCQIICTPGVPVELKAMLRDEILPNIAKQLPEELQTVTQKLKVFGIGESGLQKMVNETYPDWPEEIELGFRATMPLLEVKLTSRSHTSSILRDECYSNIKGLLGQHIVSENGNSIAATVVELLNQQGKTITTAESCTGGMIAAQLTGIAGSSNVFEAGFVTYSNRMKTKLVNVNQQTLEQFGAVSEQVVKEMAEGSLAVSDADYVVSVSGIAGPDGGTDDKPVGTVCIAWGDINQVYTKTLYFPSHRIHFQNYIANTGLDLIRRLILGHADQPRYFVERQLKPNA encoded by the coding sequence ATGTTAAATGTTCAGTTATTGCTTACTGGCAATGAATTAATGAGTGGCGACATCGTTGATACTAACTCGGTATTTATCGCCCGGGAATTTAAAAACCTTGGTATTGAACTTACACGCAAAGTTACTGTTGGTGATAATATGCAATTGCTTACTGAACAAATGGAACAGTTAAGCGTTGACGCCGATATATTGATTATCAATGGTGGTTTAGGTCCAACCGTTGATGATATGACCGCACAAGCATTATCGGAAACGACAAAAAATGCTCTCACTTTGCATCCTACAGCATTAGAACAAGTAAAAGCGTGGTGCGTTAAGCGTAGTTATCGTTTAACGGGCCCAAATTTGAAACAAGCTTTATTGCCTTCTGGATGTGAGATCGTTAATAATCCAATTGGCAGTGCGCCTGGCTTTTCTATAACCCATAACAACTGCCAGATAATTTGTACCCCTGGTGTTCCGGTTGAATTAAAAGCAATGCTACGTGATGAAATCTTACCTAACATTGCTAAGCAGTTACCCGAAGAACTGCAAACCGTAACTCAAAAACTTAAGGTTTTTGGTATTGGAGAGTCTGGTTTGCAAAAAATGGTTAATGAAACCTACCCTGATTGGCCAGAAGAAATTGAACTTGGCTTTCGTGCGACCATGCCACTTTTAGAAGTAAAGTTGACCAGCAGGAGCCATACTTCCTCAATCCTAAGAGATGAATGTTATAGCAACATTAAGGGACTACTCGGCCAACATATTGTTAGTGAAAATGGCAATTCTATTGCTGCTACTGTTGTTGAACTATTGAATCAGCAAGGGAAAACTATTACTACAGCAGAATCTTGCACTGGCGGAATGATAGCCGCGCAGCTTACTGGTATAGCCGGTTCATCGAATGTTTTTGAAGCTGGCTTTGTAACATACTCTAATAGAATGAAAACCAAATTAGTTAATGTTAATCAACAAACCTTAGAACAATTTGGCGCAGTAAGTGAGCAGGTAGTTAAAGAAATGGCAGAAGGATCTTTGGCGGTGAGTGATGCAGATTATGTGGTATCAGTGTCTGGCATAGCAGGTCCTGATGGTGGCACTGATGACAAACCTGTAGGTACTGTTTGTATTGCTTGGGGAGATATAAATCAGGTATACACTAAAACATTGTACTTTCCGTCACATCGAATTCATTTTCAAAACTATATCGCCAATACTGGCTTGGATTTAATTCGTCGATTAATTTTAGGCCATGCTGATCAACCACGTTATTTTGTTGAACGACAATTAAAACCAAATGCTTAG
- a CDS encoding DUF2960 domain-containing protein produces MARQVTYVFKGKRKTIPFSFSLFHDMYEAAAAAENVDIKSFLAMEQQLALTSRGQGISKNFRQKEFVRMGFTEIKFVRDEEA; encoded by the coding sequence ATGGCTAGACAAGTTACTTACGTTTTTAAAGGTAAGCGTAAGACTATACCTTTTTCATTCAGTTTGTTTCACGATATGTATGAAGCTGCAGCTGCCGCTGAAAATGTCGATATAAAAAGCTTTCTTGCAATGGAGCAACAACTCGCATTAACGTCGAGAGGGCAAGGGATTTCTAAAAATTTTCGTCAAAAAGAGTTTGTCCGTATGGGGTTTACAGAAATTAAGTTTGTTCGCGACGAAGAAGCTTAG
- a CDS encoding S9 family peptidase gives MNLSLTKTLSKTALVLSFAFAIIPNLNAEQRPLEVTDIMKFKQIVKPQLSDDGKWLAYSAQPDRGENSFHLKATTSATEYQIEHGSKGVISVDGRFAAITITPTLMAKEQADKKAKKKLKNNLEIITLASGARVTFNNVEAFQLSDRFGYVAFLSEMPKAEDKDETEITTDTDKSDEIDEKDETKLFNAKRINKSLTLVNLETGEQQVIENVDGFSFSKKTPSLVYSISTQDGVENSLKALNVKTNKASNLVSKANTSFNGFSWNEESNKVAFLQGDFSQEKDERTHTVKIWQSNNNKIKTIKTNDKQAASWYVPQTNKLTWSLDDERLFFGFKPVVEKLAKIDTKPESIDDLYNIEKLTEGRNLQIWHGEDPLIKTNEKYQLGKDKKSFFTAVYHVDDNKLVRLADQKLISVKASNNEHAVIAKTDLNYRKLRTWEGFFSDIYIVDLDNGKKSLVANKLSSYTDVKLSESGRFAAFYENENVWVYDRSKNKKRNITKGLPVSFADEDHDYPSKVPGYGIAGWLKDDDGILVYDKFDIWLLQTDGDDAKCLTCEMGRPNSLQFRINKLDDEQDYFKDDQRLLLTSYSDEMKNFGFYRLNLENSKLTKLLEENKKFKFIAKAKKADKLLYTQEDFNEFPDVWVADLNLANTKKLTNVNPQKDEFLWGQSELVEWRSNMGVKHQGVLIKPANYVEGMQYPVVVYYYRRFSQRMYEFNAMKVNHRPNFPFYTSNGYAVFLPDVHFEVGTPGHSTNKSILPGLQKIIDMGVADPKAIGLHGHSWSGYQTLHAITETDIFAAAVSGAPVSNMTSAYSGIRLGTGLARQFQYEQGQSRIGASLFERRDLYIENSPVFFADRITTPLLMQFGDIDDAVPWQQGVEMYMAMRRLEKNVILLQYEGEPHHLKKYPNKVDYTIKMKQYFDHYLKGAPAAKWMVEGEAYRERK, from the coding sequence ATGAATTTATCGCTTACTAAAACACTGAGCAAAACAGCACTTGTGCTGTCATTTGCCTTTGCAATAATACCAAACCTAAATGCTGAACAACGTCCATTAGAAGTTACGGACATAATGAAATTTAAGCAGATTGTTAAGCCACAACTAAGTGACGATGGAAAATGGCTTGCTTACAGCGCTCAGCCCGATAGAGGTGAAAATAGCTTTCACCTGAAAGCAACCACTAGTGCCACAGAGTACCAAATTGAACATGGCTCAAAAGGTGTTATTTCAGTCGATGGTCGATTTGCCGCTATCACCATCACCCCAACTTTGATGGCTAAAGAGCAAGCCGATAAAAAAGCAAAAAAGAAACTTAAAAATAATCTGGAAATTATCACCTTAGCCAGTGGTGCCAGAGTTACGTTTAATAACGTTGAAGCATTTCAGTTAAGTGATAGATTTGGTTATGTTGCATTTTTATCTGAAATGCCAAAAGCAGAAGATAAAGACGAAACTGAAATAACAACTGACACTGATAAAAGTGATGAAATAGACGAAAAAGACGAAACAAAATTATTTAATGCTAAGCGCATCAATAAAAGTTTAACCTTAGTAAATCTTGAGACTGGCGAACAACAAGTAATCGAAAATGTTGATGGTTTTTCTTTCTCGAAGAAAACACCTAGTTTAGTTTATAGCATTTCAACCCAAGACGGCGTTGAAAACTCACTAAAAGCGTTAAATGTAAAAACCAACAAAGCAAGTAATTTAGTAAGCAAAGCTAACACAAGCTTTAATGGCTTTAGTTGGAATGAAGAAAGTAATAAAGTTGCTTTTTTACAAGGTGACTTTAGCCAAGAGAAAGATGAACGCACCCATACGGTGAAAATATGGCAAAGTAATAACAACAAAATAAAAACTATCAAAACTAACGATAAGCAAGCAGCTAGTTGGTACGTTCCACAAACCAACAAATTAACTTGGTCGCTTGACGATGAACGTTTATTTTTTGGTTTTAAGCCTGTGGTTGAGAAGTTAGCCAAAATTGATACCAAACCAGAATCGATTGATGACTTATACAATATTGAAAAGCTAACAGAAGGTCGTAACTTACAAATTTGGCATGGTGAAGATCCATTGATCAAAACCAATGAAAAGTATCAATTGGGTAAAGATAAAAAATCATTCTTCACTGCGGTTTACCATGTAGATGATAATAAGCTTGTGCGCTTGGCTGATCAAAAACTGATCTCTGTAAAGGCTAGCAATAATGAGCACGCGGTAATTGCTAAGACTGATTTAAATTATCGTAAATTAAGAACCTGGGAAGGCTTTTTTAGCGATATCTACATTGTTGATTTAGACAACGGTAAAAAATCATTAGTTGCTAATAAACTAAGCAGCTATACCGATGTAAAGTTGAGTGAGTCTGGTCGCTTTGCAGCGTTTTATGAGAATGAAAACGTTTGGGTTTATGACCGAAGTAAAAACAAAAAGCGTAATATCACTAAAGGTTTGCCTGTTAGTTTTGCTGATGAAGATCATGACTACCCAAGTAAAGTACCAGGTTACGGCATTGCCGGCTGGTTAAAAGATGATGATGGTATTTTAGTGTATGACAAATTTGATATTTGGTTATTACAAACTGATGGTGACGATGCTAAATGCTTAACTTGTGAAATGGGTCGCCCTAACTCATTACAATTTAGAATTAACAAGCTTGATGATGAACAAGACTACTTTAAGGATGATCAACGTTTACTGTTAACTAGCTATTCTGATGAAATGAAAAACTTTGGTTTTTATCGGCTTAATTTAGAAAACTCTAAGTTAACAAAACTATTAGAAGAGAATAAAAAATTCAAATTTATCGCAAAGGCAAAAAAGGCTGATAAATTATTATATACACAAGAAGATTTTAATGAATTCCCTGACGTTTGGGTAGCTGACTTAAATTTAGCTAACACTAAAAAGCTTACTAATGTTAACCCGCAAAAAGATGAGTTTTTATGGGGCCAGTCTGAATTAGTAGAATGGCGTTCAAACATGGGAGTGAAGCATCAAGGTGTATTGATTAAGCCAGCTAACTACGTTGAAGGTATGCAATACCCTGTTGTTGTTTATTACTACCGACGTTTCTCTCAACGCATGTATGAATTTAATGCGATGAAAGTTAATCATAGACCTAATTTCCCATTTTATACCTCAAATGGTTATGCAGTGTTCTTACCTGATGTACATTTTGAAGTGGGCACACCAGGACATTCTACCAACAAATCTATTTTGCCAGGCTTGCAAAAAATCATCGACATGGGTGTTGCCGATCCTAAGGCAATTGGCTTACATGGCCACAGTTGGAGTGGTTACCAAACATTGCACGCCATCACTGAAACCGATATTTTTGCCGCAGCAGTATCAGGTGCGCCAGTATCAAACATGACCAGTGCGTACTCAGGCATTCGCTTAGGTACAGGTTTAGCAAGACAGTTCCAATATGAGCAAGGTCAAAGTCGAATTGGCGCCAGCTTGTTTGAACGTAGAGATTTATACATTGAAAACTCACCAGTATTTTTTGCTGACCGAATTACAACACCATTATTAATGCAGTTTGGCGATATTGATGATGCTGTTCCATGGCAACAAGGTGTGGAAATGTATATGGCAATGCGCCGCCTTGAAAAGAACGTAATTTTATTGCAGTATGAAGGGGAACCCCACCACCTGAAAAAGTACCCCAATAAAGTCGACTATACCATTAAAATGAAACAGTATTTTGACCACTACTTAAAAGGTGCTCCAGCTGCTAAATGGATGGTTGAAGGTGAAGCTTACCGAGAGAGAAAATAA
- a CDS encoding DUF4097 family beta strand repeat-containing protein — MNTLNKLSLVPVMALTTMLAFGAQASVEDTVEKTFELSGKGQLVLDNVNGDVAIEAWQQTSVQVTAEITASNQKARDRIDIIMKQNGDRITVETDYLEQDGNWGNNSNGGSVNYTVMVPVNIDLRNIELVNGSLTISNVSGELNADVVNGSVEATGVASNVEIDSVNGGVELTFADNAKNIEIEVETVNGGIRLYVPENFGANVEASTGNGAIKTDFGLAGIKGKYYGNDLEGSFGDASSDIEVESVNGSIRILKK; from the coding sequence ATGAACACGCTAAATAAATTATCACTAGTTCCTGTAATGGCATTAACCACTATGCTTGCTTTTGGCGCACAAGCCAGCGTTGAAGATACTGTCGAAAAAACATTTGAACTAAGCGGCAAAGGGCAGCTTGTTCTTGATAATGTTAACGGCGATGTAGCAATAGAAGCTTGGCAACAAACATCAGTACAAGTAACCGCTGAAATTACGGCCTCTAATCAAAAAGCTCGCGATCGTATCGATATTATAATGAAACAAAATGGTGATCGAATTACGGTTGAAACAGACTATCTCGAGCAAGATGGTAATTGGGGTAATAATAGTAATGGCGGTAGTGTTAATTATACCGTTATGGTGCCGGTAAATATTGATTTGCGCAATATCGAATTAGTAAATGGCTCTCTAACTATAAGCAATGTTTCTGGTGAGCTTAATGCCGATGTTGTAAATGGCTCTGTAGAAGCTACAGGCGTAGCGTCTAATGTTGAAATCGACTCAGTTAATGGCGGCGTAGAATTAACCTTTGCTGATAATGCGAAAAATATCGAAATTGAAGTTGAAACAGTAAATGGTGGCATTCGCTTATATGTACCTGAAAACTTTGGTGCAAATGTTGAAGCTAGTACTGGTAATGGCGCCATTAAAACCGACTTTGGCTTAGCTGGCATAAAAGGCAAATATTACGGTAACGATCTAGAAGGTAGCTTTGGTGATGCGAGCAGTGATATTGAAGTAGAAAGTGTTAATGGTTCTATTAGAATTCTAAAGAAATAA
- a CDS encoding DUF2884 family protein produces MKKSLITNLSASLLLSTALLSTATIAHENNHGSDSNYGSYSFNSDECSIDVNYGVAVSEDSIRFINKDETYVQINNNQQLFVEGKLVNLTDRQQALVSEYSEQINQQVPAVVNLATDAIEIAFQAVSHVVIEISGDNEESKARVDNIFTKINAEVEKRFNEKDGNYFIAEQDFDEFDQFMEDELEDEIEELIADSVGDLLIAVGTAMNSEEGNFEQKMEAFGERMENMGRDIEAAVEGKAEGLGEQAEQLCHNLKSLDQLESELSNSIDEMNSFNLITVSD; encoded by the coding sequence ATGAAAAAATCACTAATAACAAATTTAAGCGCAAGCCTATTACTTAGTACTGCACTGTTAAGTACGGCGACAATTGCCCACGAAAATAACCATGGCTCAGATTCAAACTATGGCAGTTACTCGTTTAATAGTGACGAATGTTCAATCGATGTTAACTATGGAGTTGCAGTTTCAGAAGATAGCATTCGCTTTATCAATAAAGACGAAACATATGTACAGATCAACAACAATCAACAGTTGTTTGTTGAAGGTAAATTAGTAAACTTAACTGACCGTCAACAAGCGTTAGTCTCTGAGTATTCTGAACAAATAAACCAACAAGTACCAGCAGTGGTAAACCTTGCAACAGACGCTATTGAAATTGCCTTTCAAGCAGTAAGCCATGTAGTGATTGAAATTAGTGGCGATAACGAAGAAAGTAAAGCTCGTGTCGACAACATTTTTACTAAAATTAACGCCGAAGTTGAAAAACGCTTTAATGAAAAGGATGGTAATTACTTTATTGCCGAACAAGATTTTGATGAATTCGATCAATTTATGGAAGATGAATTAGAAGACGAAATTGAAGAGCTTATTGCTGACTCAGTGGGTGACTTATTAATTGCCGTTGGCACAGCAATGAATAGTGAAGAAGGAAACTTTGAACAGAAAATGGAAGCCTTTGGCGAACGCATGGAAAACATGGGTAGAGACATAGAAGCAGCAGTTGAAGGTAAAGCTGAAGGGTTAGGTGAACAAGCAGAGCAGTTATGTCATAACCTTAAAAGTTTAGATCAACTTGAAAGCGAATTATCGAATAGTATTGATGAGATGAATAGCTTTAATTTAATCACAGTAAGTGATTAA